One window of the Psilocybe cubensis strain MGC-MH-2018 chromosome 12, whole genome shotgun sequence genome contains the following:
- a CDS encoding Lytic chitin monooxygenase: protein MSYYKAICYDYHANSMLNFVSLASLALAALYLVSPVIGHGHVTVPPSRQERCRAGEVPNCGGAQWEPQSVEGLAGSFACNGDGARFQELNDNSLFQNAYFTVPEGTEELAFTWVLTAPHRTLVWEYFVLTQDNTLLLSEPGFNVTPPAIVTHPVPLNGIKGRQTVLARWTIGDTQNAFYSCVDLLIGAAETATAVAGAVATPMPVAMPYGFHDSLGHENSANRSDSSSAESSRAGAHKAIQNFLYIQGPQS from the exons ATGAGTTACTATAAAGCTATCTGCTACGACTAC CACGCAAATTCGATGTTGAACTTTGTCAGTCTCGCTTCGCTCGCTTTGGCAGCATTGTACTTGGTATCCCCAGTTATAGGCCACGGTCATGTAACCGTCCCCCCCAGTCGCCAAGAACGTTGCCGCGCTGGAGAAGTACCGAACTGCGGTGGCGCCCAATGGGAACCACAGAGTGTCGAAGGTTTAGCGGGGTCATTTGCCTGTAACGGGGATGGAGCACGTTTTCAAGAACTCAACGACAATTCCTTATTCCAGAACGCCTATTTCACTGTCCCAGAAGGCACCGAAGAACTCGCCTTTACTTGGGTATTAACCGCACCGCACAGGACCCTGGTTTGGGAATACTTCGTACTCACCCAGGACAACACCCTTTTGCTTTCGGAGCCAGGATTTAACGTCACCCCTCCGGCAATCGTGACCCACCCGGTTCCATTGAATGGAATTAAAGGGAGGCAGACAGTCCTTGCGCGATGGACCATTGGCGATACCCAGAACGCTTTCTATTCCTGTGTCGATCTCTTGATCGGAGCTGCTGAGACAGCCACTGCCGTTGCTGGAGCAGTCGCTACACCAATGCCCGTTGCGATGCCCTACGGATTCCATGATTCACTCGGCCATGAGAATTCCGCCAACCGCTCGGACTCTTCCAGTGCTGAATCGAGTCGCGCGGGTGCACACAAGGCCATCCAAAACTTCCTGTACATTCAGGGACCACAGTCCTGA